Below is a window of Photobacterium atrarenae DNA.
TCTCCGGACGTCTGGCGTTTGGGACCGCTGGCCTTCGCGGTATCGTCGGCGCCGGCCCGAACCGAATGAACCACTTGGTGATTCAGGAAACGGCAACCGGGCTGGGTCAGTATCTGCTGGCGACCGAGCCTGATGCGGCGGAACGTGGGGTGATTATCGGATTTGATGGCCGGCCTGACTCAAAGCGCTTTGCCCATGAAACCGCTTCGGCGCTGACAGCGCAAGGGATTAAAGTTTATATGACCACCCATGTGGCACCGACGCCTATGGTGGCCTTCGGCGTGAAGCATTTTGAGGCTGCGGCCGGGGTGGTGGTCACTGCTAGTCATAACCCACCGGCCTATAATGGCTTTAAAGTGTACTGGGGCAATGGCGCACAGATTATTCCGCCACATGACAGCGGCATCGCGGAGAAGATTGACCAGGCGACTCAGCAAGCGCTGAATTTATTGGATCTGGAGCAGGCAAAACAGAAAGGGCTCCTGTATTGGCTCAGTGAATCATTCTATGACATCTATCGTCAGGCGCTCAATCAAAGTGCCTTGCTCTCGAACCATACCCGACCTGAAATGGTCAGCATCGCCTATACCGCCATGCATGGGGTGGGCGCGCACATGGCCGAGTCGCTGCTGGCTGATGCCGGTTTCAGCAAGGTGTACAGCGTGGCTGCGCAGCGTGAGCCGGACGGTACTTTCCCGACGGTCAACTTCCCGAACCCGGAAGAGCCGGGAGCGATGGATATGGTCATTGAAGAGGCTAAAAAGCACGATGCTACCCTGGCGTGTGCCAATGATCCGGATGCCGACCGGTTTGCGGTGGCTGTGCGCACCGATGCCGGGGAATATCAGATGCTGACCGGTGATCAGGTGGGTGTGCTGCTGGGTCATTACCTGCTGACACATGCCGAGCCGGGACAAAATCTGGTGGGCACCACGATTGTCTCTTCGAGCCTATTGAAACAAGTGGCGAAAGCACTGGATGCGAGCTATTTCCAGACCCTGACCGGGTTTAAGTGGCTGACCAATGTTGCGATGCAGCGCCAGAGTGAAGAGAGACGATTCTTGTTTGCTTATGAAGAAGCGCTGGGCTACACCGTTGGGAGTGAAGTGTGGGATAAAGACGGTTTGTCCGCCCTGGTGGCATTTGCCCAGTTAACGGCGGAGCTGGCTGCCCAGGGGAAAACGATTTGGGATCAGTTGGAGTCGATCTACCGTGAACATGGCTTGTACCTGAATGCGCAGCGCAGTATTGCCCTGCGGCCGGGTGCGCCGTCGATTGGTGAGCAATTGCGTGCCGAGCCGCCGACCAGTATTGCCGGCCGCCAGGTGATGATCACCGAAGATCTGAAATCATCCCAGCGGATCAGTGCCGACGGTTCGGTTGAGCCGATCGATTTGCCGGCGAGTGACGTGCTGATTTACCATCTGGATGATGACTCTCGGGTGGTGGTGCGTCCGTCAGGGACCGAGCCGAAACTGAAGTGTTACTACGAAGTGGTGGAGGCCATTTCCCATGAGGATACGCTTGAGCATGCCCGGCAACGGGCTGAAACGGCAATGGAAGAATTGATCCGATATCATCAGGAGTCCCTGCTGGGCTGAGCAACCGTTTAGTAGCGTTATTGAATGAGACATACCGTCAGGCAGGGTACTGACGGTATGTTGTTCGTTTGGTTGACGAGCGCTTATCCTTTGCGCTTGTCATTCAGTTCGGCATAGCTATGCAGCAGATCGGTCAGAACTTTAATCCAGCCAAATGCGTCCTTCGGTGCTTGCTTGAGGATCATCTCAACTTGAGCGCAGTGTTGCTCCAGTGTGATCGCTTCTTCTAAATTGAATGAGATAGCGTAGAAGTGCCAGAGGAGCAAGCGGGTCATCCGCTCGATGTTTTGCTGTGCCTGTTCGGATTCGGCAAAGGCGTCGTTGACTTCACCCAAGGCGATTGCCGTCATGCGTAATAGGGCATCAAATCTTGCTGCCTGCATCCGCTCTTCATTGTCCACCTCTTCGTGATCAAAGGTAAACAACTCTTGCATTATGTCTTCCGGGACCATCCGGCCAATCACGCGTAAGCTGAATTCTTCAAGTTCATGGCGGGGCATGGTTAGCAGGCAATCAAGTTGGTAATCGCGTTCCATAGTTTTTCTCAGCAGCTCAATCAGGGCGCGTATTCTGCGTGATTTTGCCGTGAAAGGCCAGCCGCAGGGACAGGACGCCCGAGGTTTCTTTGACAGACCGATGACATTTGCGCACAAGGGCTCGGGTATCGTCTGGCCCGTTTATTCTCTGCTGCTTGCCCATTTTACTGCGAATGATCATGACAACATCCAAACAAAAACCGAATGTCCAACAACCCCCGACTGGTGATGCATCTCGTCAGGGGGCTTTTGCGTCTCCCGAACCGACACCACCGCCCGCTCGCCCCAAAAAGCGGTTGCTGAAAGTGTGTGTATTAGGCATGGCGTTGTTGGCCGGGGGTGGTGCCTGGATGGGCCACTCGCTGAACCAGGTGGTGACGGATAAATTTGAGGGGCAATTGTGGCAACTACCGTCTGTGGTATACGCCCGTGAGCTGACGTTGCAGCCTGGTGCGCTGATCCGATATGAAGACCTGGTCAATGAACTGGAAACACTTAAGTACCGGAAAGTCGTGAACCCGACCCAAAGTGGCGAGTATGCGACCAGTCGGCTCAAGGTGGAATTCATCCGTCGTCCGTTTGAATTTGCGGAAGGTGAGAAAGCACAGCAGCACGTGGTGGTAGAGTTCAGTTACTCGAAGGTCAAACGTATTTACGAGCCGGAGAGCGGTCGCGAGTACGGCACGTTCAGCGTTGAGCCGAAATTGCTCGGCATGCTGGAAGCCAAAACTGAGGAGCAGCGGATCTATCGTGCCAAAGAGGAGATGCCGCAGCCGTTGATCGATGCCTTGATAGCCACTGAAGATCGTGATTTTTACCAGCATGACGGCGTCTCGCCGGCTGCCATTGCCCGGGCCCTGGTAGCCAACCTCAAAGCTGGTCGGACAGTTCAGGGCGGCAGCACACTCACCCAACAGCTGGCCAAGAATATGTTTCTCAGTAGCGAGCGAAGTTTGTGGCGGAAACTCAAAGAAGCCTATATGGCGCTGATCATTGATTATCGCTACAGCAAAGATCAGATCCTGGATGCCTACCTGAACCAAATCTATCTGGCTCAGGCGGGCGCAGATGCTATCCACGGCTTTGAACTGGGCGCGCGGTTTTACTTTGGCCTGCCGCTTTCTGAGCTGCGCATTGATCAGCAGGCGTTGTTGGTTGGCCTGGTCAAAGGTCCTTCTTATTACAATCCCTGGCGTTATCCGGAGCGGGCAACAGCGCGGAGAAATCTGGTTCTGCGCCTGATGGTTGAGAATGGCAAACTTGAGCAGGCAGACTATGCGCGAGCCATCAAGCGCCCGTTGGATTTGCAGTCTAAAGGCCAGGTGGCGCACCGTCAGCCGGCTTACTTTGGGCAACTGGAGCGGGAGTTGGCGCAGAATGTCAAAGATTACCGTCCCGGTCAGGGCTTACGTTTGTTCACTACGCTCGATCCGGACTCGCAAGCTAAAGCGGAGCAGGCGGTGCGGAAGATCATCCCGCAACTGGAAAAGCGGGTCGGCAACGAACTGGAAACTGCAGTGGTGGTGGCCGATCGCCTGAGTGGTGAAATCCGCGCCATGGTTGGCGGCAGTCGTCCGGGGTTCGATGGTTTTAACCGGGCTGTGGATGCCCGGCGGCCGATTGGCTCTGTGGTCAAACCTGCGGTGTATTTATCCGCATTGGCGCAACCGGAGCGGTTCTCGCTGGCAACCTCCCTGGCCGATCGTCCACTGACGCTCACCGGCGCGAATGGTGAGCGCTGGTCGCCGCGTAATTATGATCGCCAGTACCGCGGTCAGGTACCTTTGTATCAGGCACTTGCCAAATCGTATAACGTGCCGACCGTAAATCTCGGTATGGCTGTCGGACTTGATCAGGTGATTGAGACGCTGGACTTGCTTGGGATTGATCGCCAGGAAGTGCCGAAATTGCCGTCCATTTTGTTGGGGGCCTTTACTCTGACCCCGGTTGAGGTAACCCAGATGTATCAGACCATTGCCAGCGGCGGGCTGAAAAGCGAGCTGACGGCGCTGAGCTCGGTGGTTGATAGTGAAGGAAACATCCTTTATCAGCGTATTCCGAAAGCGACCCGGGCGGTCTCGGAGCAGGCATCCTGGCTGACCTTGTACGCCATGCAGAAAGTGGTCACTGAAGGGACCGCCCGTTATCTGAATTCGGTGTTACCGTCATCTCGTTTGGCCGGCAAGACCGGGACTTCCGATAAAGGACGGGACAGCTGGTATGTTGGCATGGATGGCCGGGAAGTGGTGACCGTTTGGATGGGACGGGATGATAACAAGAGTGCAAATCTCACCGGATCATCCGGTCCCCTGCGTTTGTATGCCGACTATATCCAGCGTCGGGATCCGGAGCCTCTGGTGCTGCGCACGCCTGCGCAGGTGAAAGACTTTACCTATCAGCACAATTCGATGGGGGGACTCCAGCAGGCATGTATCGGTTCGACTAGTTTACCAGCATGGGATCCAAAAGGCTTACTCAAGCAAACCTGCGTCAAACAGGTCGAGCACTTCTTTCAGCGCTTGTTCAAGTGGTAACAGGTTCGCTAGAATGCCCGGCTTGTATGAAGTAGGAAGTAGATAAGCGAATATGCGATTACTGAGATCAACGGTTCACCCGGATATTGAAACCCTGGAAGGGCGTACATTTCATCGCAAAGCCGCCCGTGGCATTATTCTCGATGGAGAGAATATTCTGATGCTTTACACGGCGCGCTACCATGACTACACCTTGCCGGGAGGCGGGATTGATGCTGGAGAAGATGTGGTGCAGGGGTTGATCCGTGAGCTGGAAGAGGA
It encodes the following:
- a CDS encoding phospho-sugar mutase, with product MKTEIARWLARDPDPKTREELQQLIDANDETELAERFSGRLAFGTAGLRGIVGAGPNRMNHLVIQETATGLGQYLLATEPDAAERGVIIGFDGRPDSKRFAHETASALTAQGIKVYMTTHVAPTPMVAFGVKHFEAAAGVVVTASHNPPAYNGFKVYWGNGAQIIPPHDSGIAEKIDQATQQALNLLDLEQAKQKGLLYWLSESFYDIYRQALNQSALLSNHTRPEMVSIAYTAMHGVGAHMAESLLADAGFSKVYSVAAQREPDGTFPTVNFPNPEEPGAMDMVIEEAKKHDATLACANDPDADRFAVAVRTDAGEYQMLTGDQVGVLLGHYLLTHAEPGQNLVGTTIVSSSLLKQVAKALDASYFQTLTGFKWLTNVAMQRQSEERRFLFAYEEALGYTVGSEVWDKDGLSALVAFAQLTAELAAQGKTIWDQLESIYREHGLYLNAQRSIALRPGAPSIGEQLRAEPPTSIAGRQVMITEDLKSSQRISADGSVEPIDLPASDVLIYHLDDDSRVVVRPSGTEPKLKCYYEVVEAISHEDTLEHARQRAETAMEELIRYHQESLLG
- a CDS encoding exoribonuclease R — protein: MERDYQLDCLLTMPRHELEEFSLRVIGRMVPEDIMQELFTFDHEEVDNEERMQAARFDALLRMTAIALGEVNDAFAESEQAQQNIERMTRLLLWHFYAISFNLEEAITLEQHCAQVEMILKQAPKDAFGWIKVLTDLLHSYAELNDKRKG
- the mrcB gene encoding penicillin-binding protein 1B; the protein is MTTSKQKPNVQQPPTGDASRQGAFASPEPTPPPARPKKRLLKVCVLGMALLAGGGAWMGHSLNQVVTDKFEGQLWQLPSVVYARELTLQPGALIRYEDLVNELETLKYRKVVNPTQSGEYATSRLKVEFIRRPFEFAEGEKAQQHVVVEFSYSKVKRIYEPESGREYGTFSVEPKLLGMLEAKTEEQRIYRAKEEMPQPLIDALIATEDRDFYQHDGVSPAAIARALVANLKAGRTVQGGSTLTQQLAKNMFLSSERSLWRKLKEAYMALIIDYRYSKDQILDAYLNQIYLAQAGADAIHGFELGARFYFGLPLSELRIDQQALLVGLVKGPSYYNPWRYPERATARRNLVLRLMVENGKLEQADYARAIKRPLDLQSKGQVAHRQPAYFGQLERELAQNVKDYRPGQGLRLFTTLDPDSQAKAEQAVRKIIPQLEKRVGNELETAVVVADRLSGEIRAMVGGSRPGFDGFNRAVDARRPIGSVVKPAVYLSALAQPERFSLATSLADRPLTLTGANGERWSPRNYDRQYRGQVPLYQALAKSYNVPTVNLGMAVGLDQVIETLDLLGIDRQEVPKLPSILLGAFTLTPVEVTQMYQTIASGGLKSELTALSSVVDSEGNILYQRIPKATRAVSEQASWLTLYAMQKVVTEGTARYLNSVLPSSRLAGKTGTSDKGRDSWYVGMDGREVVTVWMGRDDNKSANLTGSSGPLRLYADYIQRRDPEPLVLRTPAQVKDFTYQHNSMGGLQQACIGSTSLPAWDPKGLLKQTCVKQVEHFFQRLFKW